One Lycium barbarum isolate Lr01 chromosome 5, ASM1917538v2, whole genome shotgun sequence genomic window carries:
- the LOC132640582 gene encoding peroxidase 3-like has protein sequence MATFSYLCPLIFMCIIVSSHAQLQQNFYAKSCPKAEKIILDYVQKHIPNAPSLAAALIRMHFHDCFVRGCDASVLLNFTSSTGNQTEKVGIPNLTLRGFSFIDDVKKIVEAECPEVVSCADIITLVARDSVVVTGGPFWNVPTGRRDGRISNASETLSDLPAPTSNFSTLQTDFARKGLDLKDLVLLSGAHTIGVSHCSSFSTRLYNFTGTFGTQDPSLDSEYAANLKARKCKSINDNTTIVEMDPGSFRTFDLSYYKLLLKREFQDITYPFGQSLLPGLPDVPTQHPDEAFSFFILTRGESVHMVSICSFLA, from the exons ATGGCTACATTTAGCTATTTGTGTCCTCTAATATTTATGTGTATCATAGTGTCTAGCCATGCTCAATTACAACAAAACTTCTATGCCAAGAGTTGTCCAAAAGCAGAGAAGATTATTTTAGACTATGTCCAGAAACACATTCCAAATGCTCCATCTCTTGCTGCTGCCTTAATAAGAATGCATTTCCATGATTGCTTTGTCAGG GGATGTGATGCATCTGTGCTCTTGAATTTCACTTCAAGTACAGGAAACCAAACTGAAAAAGTGGGAATCCCAAATCTAACACTGAGAGGTTTCTCATTCATTGATGATGTGAAGAAAATAGTTGAAGCTGAATGCCCTGAAGTAGTTTCTTGTGCTGATATTATTACGTTAGTTGCTCGAGACTCTGTTGTGGTCACA GGAGGTCCTTTTTGGAATGTACCAACTGGAAGAAGAGATGGTAGAATTTCTAATGCTTCAGAGACATTATCAGACCTCCCAGCTCCAACCAGTAACTTTTCCACTCTACAAACTGATTTTGCTAGGAAGGGTCTTGACCTCAAAGACTTGGTCCTATTATCTG GTGCTCACACCATTGGAGTCTCTCATTGCTCGTCATTCTCAACGCGTTTATACAATTTTACTGGGACTTTTGGTACTCAAGATCCATCTTTGGACAGCGAATACGCAGCTAACCTTAAGGCCAGAAAATGCAAATCAATCAACGACAACACAACAATAGTCGAAATGGATCCAGGGAGTTTCAGGACATTTGATCTTAGTTACTACAAGCTTTTACTCAAAAGGGAGTTTCAGGACATTACCTACCCTTTTGGCCAATCATTACTACCCGGACTACCCGACGTCCCTACCCAACATCCAGATGAGGCCTTTTCCTTCTTTATACTAACACGTGGAGAAAGTGTCCATATGGTCTCAATATGTTCTTttttggcttaa